The Comamonas piscis region CAGGCTGCAGCCCAGTACCGGCAGCAGCCAACCCAAGGCGGCGGCTGCCAGCAACAAGGCCAGCGCCGCGGCGCGTGGCAGCTGGCGCCATTGGTGGATCAAGGTCAGCTGGCGATGCAGCCACTCACGGCGGCGGCCCGAGCGCTTGCGCCATTGCAGCCAGCCGGTGACCGCCATCGCCACAATGCCCGCGCCCAGCAGCACCAGCACCACCTGGTTCAGAACGCCCCAGCTGCCCATGTGCAAATCAATGCCCCAGCGCGTCAGCTTGGAGGCCAATGGGTAGTCGCTGAAGCGGTTGTGGTGCAGCACCTGGCCGTTGGCCAGGTCAATGGCCAGCGCATCCACTTCGGTGGGCCAGGAGCGGTTGATTTCGGTCACCGTCCAGGCCTTGCCCGCGGCAGCGGGTGGCCGGATCTCCAGCTTGCTGGATGCCAGGCCATGCTGGCGGGCGAGTGCCAGGGCGGTGTCAAAGTCTTGCGGCATGGGGGCCATACCCGCCATATTTGCCATACCGGGCATGGCCATGGGTGTGGCCTGGTGCTCTGCATGGTCCGCATGCGGATCGGCTGGGTGGTGGTGGGTGTGTGCGCCAGCGTTGTTCACGCTCAAGTCGGTATTCAACCTTGGCGTTTGCCAGCCCATGTGCTGCAGCGCCTGGCCAAAATGGCGACCGGCCCAGCGCGACCAGGTCAGGCCCGTGCCGGATAGAAACAGCAGACCGACCAGCAGCCACAGGCCCAGCCCATGGTGCCAACGGCGCAGCGGCGGTAGCGTGGCCTTGTTGCCACCAGCGCGCTGCGGGCGTGACAACCACCACAGGGCCACACCGCCCAAGCCCGCCACCCACAGCCAGGATGCAGCCAGCTCGCTGTAGGTACGGCCCCAGTCGCCCATCAGCAATTGGCGGTGCAGCAGATCGAGCTGTTTGCGCAGCGGCAGCACGCCGCTGGTGCCATAGACCGTCAGGTCGCCCTGCAGCGCCAAGCTGCTGGGGTTCACAAAGAGGCTGCGGTACTCGGAAGGGCCCAGCGCCGTATCGGCCACCATCACGCGGGTGGTGCTGCGTGTATCGGGGGCCGGGCGCACGGCGACCACGACTGCCGGAGTCGGCAAGGACTGCAAGGCTACTTGTACCTGGGCCGACAACGGCTGGGCCTGGGTGCCCGGCGCTGAATCGGCCTGCAGTGCGCTGCGGTAGAGCTGGCTTTCCAGCTGCGGCGTCAGCGCATACAGCAGGCCGGTGGCGGCTGCCACTACGATGAAGGGCGCGACCAGCAGGCCGATGTAGAGATGCAGCCTGCGGATCAGCAGCTGCCAGGTGGTGCGAGAAGAGGGAGACATCAAGGATCGTGGTTATCGCATCGCGCGGCGCAGCGCGGCACTGCTCCAGTCCACCGCCATGCTCAGCAGCAGCATGGCGATGATGACCGTGCTGGCCTGCGCATAGTGGAACAGGGAGAGCTCGAAATACAGCAGCTGGCCCAGGCCGCCAGCGCCGACAAAGCCGAGGATGGCCGCCATGCGGATGTTCATCTCCCAGCGGTACAAGGTGTAGGCCAGCAACTGCGGCGCGGCCGCTGGCAGGGTGCCGTAGCAAAAGGCCAGCAGGCGGCTGCTGCCGGCTAGGCGCAGCGCCCGGGCAGGGGCGGCAGGCGCGTTTTGCAAGGCCTCGGCATAGAGCCGGCCCAGCACCCCTGCGGTGTGCAAGCCCAATGCCAGCGCCCCTGCAAACGGCCCCAGGCCCACGGCCAGCACGGTGATCGTCGCCCAGACCAGCTCGGGCACCGAGCGCAGCAGGTTGAGCAGCGCGTTCCAAGGCGTGCGCCAGCGCGGCAAGGCCAGCAGCAGTCCGCCAGCCGCCGCCAACAAGGTGCCGATGATGGAGATAGCCAAGGTCTCCCACACGCCCTGGGCCACCTTGCGTAGCCAGGCGGCGCTCAGATCGGGTGAGAAAAAGCCGGCCACAAAGCTGCCCATGGATTGCAGCGCATCGCGGCTGAACAAAGCGGACCAGTCGATACCGAGCAAGCCGAAGCTGGCCCAGAGGCCGATGCCGCCCAGCACCAGCAAGGCCGCGCTGCGCCAGCCAAAGGGCAGCGCACGGGCTGCTGGCGGTGTATCCAGCGCGCGGCGCAGCCACCAGGACAGCAGATCGGCCAGCGCCACCAGCAGCATAAAGGCCAGCAAGATGCTGGCAACTTCGCCGCCGTTGAGCATCTTCATGGCCTGGTCCATCAGCTGGCCCAGGCCACCGGCGCCGACAAAGCCCATCACCACCGAGGCGCGGATCGCGCATTCCCAGCGGTAGACGCTGTACGAGGTGAGCTCGCGCGCCGCCTGCGGCAAGCTGCCGTAGAGCAAGGCCTGCAAACGGCCTGCACCGCTGGCGCGCAAGGCGCGGGCAGGGGCCGGGTCGGTGGATTCCAGAATCTCGGCATAGACCTTCGCCAGCATGCCGCCATAGGTGAGGCCAAGCGCCAGCACGCCCGCGGCGGGGCCCAGGCCAAACACCCGCACAAACACCAGCGCCCAGACCAGCTCGGGCACGCCGCGCAAGATGGTCAATACGGCCCGGGTTATGGGGTTGAGGCTGACTTTCTCTCTCGCAGCGCCGCTGGCCAGGTAGGACAGCGGCAGCGCCAGCAGCAGCGCCAGCGCCATGCCGGCGGTGGCAATGGCCAGGGTCTCCAGGCTGGCCTGGCCCAGGTAGGCCAGAAACTCCTGGCTGCTCTCGGGCGGCAGAAACTGGGCCAGAAAGCCACCGACCACTTTGAGGTTGTTGCTGTCAAAAAACGGCGCCAGCGAGAAGCCCGAGGTCTGCAGCATCGGCCATAGCACGACCAACGCCAGCAGCAGCGCGATGAGCCGGCCACGGGCAGCCGGGTCGCGGCGCTCTGTGCCTACCGGGGTGGCGGGCATCAGCGGCATGTGATCACTTCGGCCGAGGCGCCGGCTGCCACCTCTGGCGCAGCGCTGGCCATGCTGCCCAAGGT contains the following coding sequences:
- the phnE gene encoding phosphonate ABC transporter, permease protein PhnE → MPATPVGTERRDPAARGRLIALLLALVVLWPMLQTSGFSLAPFFDSNNLKVVGGFLAQFLPPESSQEFLAYLGQASLETLAIATAGMALALLLALPLSYLASGAAREKVSLNPITRAVLTILRGVPELVWALVFVRVFGLGPAAGVLALGLTYGGMLAKVYAEILESTDPAPARALRASGAGRLQALLYGSLPQAARELTSYSVYRWECAIRASVVMGFVGAGGLGQLMDQAMKMLNGGEVASILLAFMLLVALADLLSWWLRRALDTPPAARALPFGWRSAALLVLGGIGLWASFGLLGIDWSALFSRDALQSMGSFVAGFFSPDLSAAWLRKVAQGVWETLAISIIGTLLAAAGGLLLALPRWRTPWNALLNLLRSVPELVWATITVLAVGLGPFAGALALGLHTAGVLGRLYAEALQNAPAAPARALRLAGSSRLLAFCYGTLPAAAPQLLAYTLYRWEMNIRMAAILGFVGAGGLGQLLYFELSLFHYAQASTVIIAMLLLSMAVDWSSAALRRAMR
- a CDS encoding PepSY-associated TM helix domain-containing protein; the protein is MSPSSRTTWQLLIRRLHLYIGLLVAPFIVVAAATGLLYALTPQLESQLYRSALQADSAPGTQAQPLSAQVQVALQSLPTPAVVVAVRPAPDTRSTTRVMVADTALGPSEYRSLFVNPSSLALQGDLTVYGTSGVLPLRKQLDLLHRQLLMGDWGRTYSELAASWLWVAGLGGVALWWLSRPQRAGGNKATLPPLRRWHHGLGLWLLVGLLFLSGTGLTWSRWAGRHFGQALQHMGWQTPRLNTDLSVNNAGAHTHHHPADPHADHAEHQATPMAMPGMANMAGMAPMPQDFDTALALARQHGLASSKLEIRPPAAAGKAWTVTEINRSWPTEVDALAIDLANGQVLHHNRFSDYPLASKLTRWGIDLHMGSWGVLNQVVLVLLGAGIVAMAVTGWLQWRKRSGRRREWLHRQLTLIHQWRQLPRAAALALLLAAAALGWLLPVLGCSLLALLALDAWIYLRPSPQPAQR